One part of the Spiribacter salinus M19-40 genome encodes these proteins:
- a CDS encoding carbon-nitrogen hydrolase family protein: MTEVTRAAVVQMVSGAEVSGNLEQAGKGIDAAVRQAADLVVLPENFACMGRREGDILAVGEADGTGPIQAFLADTARAHGITLVGGSVPLKGPEPDRVRPACLVYGPDGTRLARYDKRHLFDVALADGEGYRESATFAPGGRPVTVTTPAGRLGLSICYDLRFPEHYRALVDQGAEILLAPSAFTATTGAAHWSVLVRARAIENLCFMVAPGQGGQHASGRATHGESLIVNAWGEVQARCPVGGGPDVAVADLNRGALPALRARFPALSHRLTPGGDSRDTPPG, from the coding sequence ATGACTGAGGTGACACGGGCCGCCGTGGTTCAGATGGTCTCCGGCGCCGAGGTGTCCGGCAACCTGGAGCAGGCGGGGAAAGGGATTGATGCGGCCGTCCGTCAAGCGGCTGATCTGGTGGTGCTGCCCGAGAACTTCGCTTGTATGGGGCGGCGTGAAGGCGACATTCTGGCGGTGGGCGAAGCGGACGGGACGGGCCCCATTCAGGCTTTTCTGGCAGACACCGCCCGAGCCCACGGGATTACGTTGGTGGGGGGGAGTGTGCCGCTGAAAGGCCCGGAGCCGGATCGCGTCCGCCCCGCGTGTCTGGTGTATGGCCCGGATGGCACGCGTCTGGCGCGCTACGACAAGCGGCATTTGTTTGATGTGGCCCTGGCGGACGGCGAGGGGTACCGCGAGTCGGCCACCTTTGCCCCGGGGGGCCGCCCGGTGACGGTGACAACGCCGGCTGGACGCCTCGGGTTGTCCATCTGCTATGACCTGCGCTTTCCGGAGCATTACCGGGCGCTGGTGGATCAGGGGGCGGAGATCCTGCTCGCGCCTTCGGCGTTTACCGCGACCACGGGGGCCGCGCATTGGTCCGTCCTGGTGCGGGCGCGCGCCATCGAGAATCTCTGTTTTATGGTCGCACCAGGTCAGGGTGGTCAGCATGCGAGCGGCCGCGCCACCCATGGTGAGAGCCTGATTGTGAATGCCTGGGGCGAGGTTCAGGCCCGTTGCCCGGTCGGCGGCGGGCCCGACGTGGCAGTGGCGGATTTGAATCGCGGTGCGCTGCCAGCCCTGCGAGCGCGGTTTCCCGCGTTATCACACCGCCTCACGCCGGGCGGAGATTCCCGGGACACGCCACCTGGGTGA
- a CDS encoding peptidylprolyl isomerase, which translates to MIRPLLASLLMTLALSVAKAEEVLLERIVALVNEDVVLASELEAELASVTAELRQRDVQIPPDDELRRQVLERLVMQTLQMNVAERRGIRVDSATLDSTVRRIADRNNLSLTGLRDALSEQGIDMARFREQMRRDIMLTRLRQEEMDERVDVTDQEIEQFLERNQDDTREYRLGQILISVPEAASAGAIDEAEDRARQVMERLSAGESFARVAAAESDARNALEGGDLGWRPATELPSVATDAIRDLEPGETTEPLRTPAGFQIYQLQETRDPDQRLIEQVNVRHILIETNEIVTDQDAQLRLESLRERLRQGASFADLARSNSDDPTTATQGGELGWLNPGSLPQGFQNALAELPIGELSQPFQTRAGWHLAEVQDRRQRDAGDQLAREEAAEAIRERKAADEVELWLRELREEAYIEIRLGNA; encoded by the coding sequence ATGATCCGACCGCTGCTCGCCAGTTTACTGATGACACTGGCCCTGTCCGTGGCCAAGGCCGAGGAGGTGCTGCTCGAGCGCATCGTCGCGTTGGTTAACGAGGATGTTGTGCTGGCCTCCGAGCTTGAGGCGGAACTGGCCTCGGTCACTGCCGAGCTCCGACAGCGCGATGTGCAAATTCCACCAGACGACGAATTGCGCCGGCAGGTACTCGAGCGCCTGGTGATGCAGACCTTACAGATGAATGTGGCCGAGCGCCGTGGTATCCGGGTCGACTCCGCCACGCTGGACAGCACCGTTCGGCGCATTGCCGATCGCAACAACCTCAGCCTGACGGGTTTGCGCGATGCCCTCAGCGAGCAGGGCATCGACATGGCTCGATTCCGTGAACAAATGCGCCGCGACATCATGCTGACGCGGTTACGCCAGGAGGAAATGGACGAGCGCGTTGATGTCACTGATCAGGAAATCGAGCAATTTCTCGAGCGCAATCAGGACGACACCCGCGAATATCGCCTTGGGCAGATCCTCATCAGTGTGCCGGAGGCCGCCTCCGCCGGCGCCATTGATGAAGCTGAGGACCGGGCCCGCCAGGTGATGGAGCGCCTGAGCGCAGGAGAATCGTTCGCCCGTGTGGCCGCAGCCGAATCCGATGCACGAAATGCACTCGAGGGTGGTGATCTCGGCTGGCGACCCGCCACCGAACTGCCGTCCGTGGCAACCGATGCCATCCGCGATCTCGAGCCTGGCGAGACGACGGAGCCGCTGCGCACGCCAGCGGGTTTCCAGATCTACCAGCTCCAGGAAACCCGCGACCCCGACCAGCGCTTGATCGAGCAGGTCAACGTGCGGCACATCCTCATCGAAACGAATGAAATCGTCACCGATCAGGATGCGCAGCTTCGGCTCGAATCATTGCGGGAGCGGTTGAGACAGGGCGCCTCGTTCGCCGACTTGGCCCGCTCCAATTCCGATGATCCCACCACGGCCACCCAGGGCGGTGAACTCGGCTGGCTCAACCCGGGAAGCCTGCCACAAGGCTTTCAAAACGCGCTTGCTGAGCTGCCAATAGGCGAGCTCAGTCAGCCCTTCCAGACCCGCGCCGGCTGGCACCTCGCCGAGGTCCAGGATCGCCGACAACGTGATGCAGGTGATCAGCTCGCGCGCGAGGAAGCCGCTGAGGCGATCCGTGAGCGCAAGGCCGCCGACGAGGTTGAACTCTGGCTTCGGGAGCTACGGGAAGAGGCCTATATCGAGATCCGCCTGGGGAACGCATGA
- the rsmA gene encoding 16S rRNA (adenine(1518)-N(6)/adenine(1519)-N(6))-dimethyltransferase RsmA, whose amino-acid sequence MHRPRRRFGQNFLTDAGILERMADTISPAPGEAVLEIGPGRGALTAPLLDRGAQVTAIEIDRDLAATLQQWPATQDGRLTVIEDDALAQPVANFRLAGAGPLRIVGNLPYNLSTPLLFHLTDDRDSVSDLHLLLQREVVERMAAEPGSRVYGRLSVMLQYRCQVDPLFDLPPTCFTPAPRVTSAFVRLRPQPTPPIPPLNERCLADIVAQAFGQRRKTLRNALASLLDAAAIEAAGVNPGDRAERIDLAGFGRLARVLGQSQTPPEA is encoded by the coding sequence ATGCATCGTCCCCGTCGCCGGTTTGGCCAAAACTTCCTGACAGACGCCGGCATCCTGGAGCGCATGGCCGACACCATCTCGCCCGCACCAGGGGAGGCGGTGCTGGAGATTGGCCCGGGTCGCGGCGCACTGACCGCGCCCTTGCTGGATCGAGGCGCCCAGGTGACGGCCATCGAGATCGACCGCGATCTCGCCGCAACGCTGCAACAATGGCCAGCCACACAGGATGGCCGACTGACCGTGATCGAAGATGATGCCCTGGCCCAGCCCGTGGCTAACTTTCGGCTTGCGGGCGCTGGCCCGCTTCGTATCGTTGGCAACCTCCCGTATAACCTCTCGACACCGCTACTCTTTCACCTGACCGATGACCGGGACAGTGTCAGTGATCTGCATCTGCTGCTGCAGCGCGAGGTGGTCGAGCGGATGGCGGCCGAGCCGGGTAGCCGGGTCTACGGCCGCCTGTCCGTCATGTTGCAGTATCGCTGTCAGGTCGATCCGCTTTTTGACCTGCCGCCGACCTGCTTCACCCCCGCGCCCCGGGTGACCTCAGCCTTCGTTCGATTACGGCCCCAACCCACGCCCCCGATTCCGCCGCTGAATGAACGCTGCCTGGCCGACATCGTCGCCCAGGCCTTTGGCCAGCGCCGGAAAACGCTGCGTAACGCCCTCGCCAGCCTGCTGGATGCCGCCGCCATCGAGGCGGCCGGCGTCAACCCCGGCGATCGGGCCGAGCGTATCGACCTAGCGGGATTCGGGCGCCTGGCGAGGGTGCTCGGCCAATCACAGACACCCCCTGAGGCATAA
- the pdxA gene encoding 4-hydroxythreonine-4-phosphate dehydrogenase PdxA: MTGQRPCIAITPGEPAGIGPELITHLVDAFPAARLVIVADPAVLGDLGRDAPLFDPDAREQTADSLTLWPVPLAQSVQPGRLDPANAPYVLETLRTAVEGCLSGVFDAMVTGPVHKGVINESGQAFTGHTEFLAALTDAPTPVMMLVADTLRVALVTTHLPLKDVPAAITRERLTAVLRILDADLRRFYGLRPPRILVTGLNPHAGEGGHMGQEEIAVIEPTLASLRDEGLTLTGPMPADTLFTPHHLAEADAVLAMYHDQGLPVLKHAGFGRAVNVTLGLPIIRTSVDHGTALDLAGQHRADAGSLKAAVTEAIRMTQAGR; encoded by the coding sequence ATGACCGGGCAGCGGCCCTGTATTGCCATTACCCCGGGGGAGCCTGCCGGTATCGGGCCGGAGCTGATCACCCATCTGGTGGATGCCTTCCCGGCCGCACGCCTGGTCATCGTCGCTGATCCCGCCGTGCTGGGGGACCTTGGGCGCGACGCTCCTCTGTTTGATCCTGATGCCCGGGAGCAGACGGCCGATTCGCTGACCCTTTGGCCGGTGCCGCTGGCCCAATCCGTCCAGCCGGGACGGCTTGATCCAGCAAACGCCCCGTATGTCCTTGAGACACTGCGCACGGCGGTGGAAGGGTGCTTGTCGGGCGTATTCGACGCCATGGTCACTGGCCCGGTTCACAAAGGCGTGATCAATGAATCCGGCCAGGCCTTCACCGGGCATACGGAGTTTCTCGCCGCGCTGACCGACGCGCCCACGCCGGTCATGATGCTGGTCGCAGACACCCTCCGAGTCGCGCTGGTGACCACCCATCTGCCGCTGAAGGACGTCCCGGCCGCCATCACCCGGGAGCGACTCACGGCCGTGCTGCGCATCCTGGACGCCGACTTGCGGCGTTTCTACGGCTTGCGACCGCCCCGCATTCTGGTCACTGGCCTCAACCCGCATGCCGGTGAAGGCGGGCACATGGGTCAGGAAGAAATCGCGGTCATCGAGCCCACCCTTGCGTCACTGCGTGACGAGGGTCTGACACTGACGGGCCCGATGCCGGCCGATACGCTCTTCACCCCCCACCACCTGGCCGAGGCCGACGCCGTGCTCGCGATGTACCACGATCAGGGCCTGCCCGTGCTGAAACACGCAGGCTTTGGCCGCGCCGTGAACGTCACCCTGGGCCTGCCGATCATCCGCACCTCTGTCGATCACGGCACTGCACTCGACCTGGCCGGTCAGCACCGCGCCGACGCGGGCAGCCTCAAGGCAGCCGTCACCGAGGCGATCCGCATGACCCAGGCTGGTCGCTAG
- a CDS encoding LPS-assembly protein LptD, with protein sequence MAGLAAADEASGRWALCGAPLLAPVDDDADLVLKGETLRYDHTDGRLLIDQAVQLREAGLLIEADSVDYQLDADRGRFEGVREYRIAAGHLQGSADRIIREGPARSRYEGVTFSTCMPDNELWRLDARQATVNTDTRQGRARHSVLSIADVPVFYTPYLPFPIGEERMSGLLAPTLGQSDRNGTTVALPWYWNIAPNQDATITPTVYGKRGVLLGTQYRYLHERGQGEINASYLPNDDRFGDDRWAIDQTHDWQMGNAVRGELRQQRTSDPDYNDDFNNDFDYRSASFLESRAQLSWADQGFIASVDAQDWQRIANDESSPYARRPRVQFDYDPIQAERPVKFSIASAYTDFYNADASQAQGIEYNVAPRLSMPINALAYRFEPAVAFQHSGYDLTRPEGDTDSPSASVPIYTADASVFLERPHTLFNGVYQTLEPRIQYRNVPDRGQDALPDFGSPSRTRHYARLFRPTPFDNEHTEQASVGLTTRYIDNQTGREYLRASLGQAFYYHDDAPRDRSDYITELRLSLPRGLVFDADYRWDPEDADTNKLRALLRWRGAHRAAANLALRQQEDRGDVALNQITASAALPITPQWQVFAGVREDLEAEQTLARFFGIQQSGCCHSLRVVVNEDRRLADSAGRRTLEQAILFELELKGLGGIGDRIRPFLSDEIDGYNAERPYP encoded by the coding sequence ACACTGCGCTATGACCACACGGACGGGCGCCTGCTTATCGACCAGGCCGTTCAACTGCGCGAGGCCGGTCTGCTGATCGAGGCCGACTCGGTCGACTACCAGCTTGACGCCGATCGGGGCCGATTCGAGGGCGTACGCGAGTACCGCATCGCTGCGGGTCACCTGCAAGGCTCAGCCGACCGTATTATTCGGGAAGGCCCCGCCCGCAGCCGCTACGAGGGCGTAACGTTCAGCACCTGCATGCCGGATAACGAGCTTTGGCGCCTGGATGCCCGGCAAGCCACCGTGAACACCGACACGCGCCAGGGCCGGGCCCGGCACTCGGTGCTCTCGATAGCCGACGTGCCCGTTTTCTATACCCCCTACCTGCCCTTTCCCATTGGCGAAGAGCGCATGAGTGGCTTACTGGCCCCCACCCTTGGCCAATCCGATCGCAACGGCACCACGGTCGCCTTGCCCTGGTACTGGAATATCGCGCCCAACCAGGACGCGACCATCACCCCGACCGTTTACGGGAAACGCGGCGTATTGCTGGGTACGCAATACCGTTATCTGCACGAAAGGGGCCAGGGCGAAATCAACGCCAGTTACCTGCCGAATGACGACCGATTCGGTGATGACCGCTGGGCCATCGATCAAACCCATGATTGGCAGATGGGCAACGCAGTCCGCGGCGAGCTACGCCAGCAGCGCACCAGCGACCCCGATTACAACGACGACTTCAACAACGACTTTGATTACCGATCCGCCTCGTTTTTAGAGAGCCGGGCCCAGCTCTCGTGGGCCGATCAGGGCTTCATTGCCTCCGTGGACGCGCAGGACTGGCAGCGCATAGCCAATGACGAATCGAGCCCCTATGCCCGGCGGCCCCGCGTGCAATTTGACTACGACCCCATCCAGGCCGAGCGCCCGGTCAAATTTTCGATCGCCTCGGCGTACACCGATTTTTACAACGCCGATGCAAGTCAGGCGCAGGGGATTGAGTACAACGTCGCCCCGCGGCTTTCCATGCCCATTAACGCGCTGGCGTATCGCTTCGAGCCTGCCGTGGCGTTTCAGCATTCCGGTTATGACTTAACCCGCCCTGAAGGCGATACCGACTCGCCCAGCGCCTCCGTGCCGATCTACACCGCCGATGCCAGCGTCTTCCTCGAGCGGCCGCACACCCTCTTCAACGGGGTGTATCAAACCCTCGAGCCGCGCATTCAGTATCGCAATGTCCCGGATCGCGGTCAGGACGCATTGCCCGACTTCGGCAGCCCGTCGAGGACCCGTCATTACGCACGCCTGTTCCGCCCGACGCCCTTCGACAACGAGCACACTGAACAAGCCAGTGTGGGCCTCACCACGCGATACATTGATAATCAAACAGGCCGGGAGTACCTGCGCGCATCCCTCGGGCAGGCCTTTTATTACCACGATGACGCCCCCCGGGACCGCTCGGACTACATCACCGAGCTGCGCCTGTCGCTGCCCCGTGGCCTGGTATTCGACGCGGACTATCGCTGGGACCCGGAGGACGCCGACACCAACAAACTGCGCGCCCTGCTGCGCTGGCGGGGCGCGCATCGGGCAGCAGCGAACCTCGCCCTCAGACAACAAGAGGACCGGGGGGATGTGGCCCTGAATCAAATCACCGCCTCTGCCGCGCTGCCGATTACTCCCCAATGGCAGGTCTTTGCCGGCGTACGAGAGGATCTGGAGGCCGAGCAAACGCTCGCGCGTTTTTTTGGCATTCAGCAATCAGGCTGCTGCCATTCGCTTCGGGTCGTTGTGAACGAAGATCGCCGCCTGGCTGACAGCGCGGGACGGCGCACCCTCGAGCAAGCAATCCTGTTTGAGCTGGAACTCAAGGGCCTCGGCGGCATCGGTGATAGAATCCGGCCATTCCTGAGCGATGAAATCGACGGCTATAACGCGGAGCGCCCCTACCCATGA
- a CDS encoding YhdP family protein, whose translation MGVLQSLHRWIWPQRGERLKAAVVYGLVGVLVTAALLLTGIRVLFAAAPAMTGVVERVVGEQLGVELRIGGLDARLQGLRPGLVLRDVEVLGTADEAEDPLALDELTLAIAPWDALRDRALRLHGLEAAGLDMTLRREAAAQWQVSGLLPLPVAAPVDRLLDQLQALPVDRLLIRDSRLVLRDVARESELELEPVALRWHQMDEGDWRFALDARAGDQRLRGRLELAVGESPSARAVIDFSDIEAAQWLTLAGLEVAALRPAPDARLAGRIWLALDNEGPTQAVAEVNGRRLGLLDGGLETLEATGHWARTPAGWEAALRPQRLLDQHGQAQDVGVVGVGRAHAAGAPLRLTARNVSLAPLMSGWAARSGVPAMASGSIPRLDLVWHNRAQWQAQAMLADAGVRVTDARLRNPVAIESLTGMLNAWQDGPAGWRLHADDWRGEWAGAALQISGTAQQDSDDGTVVDIEGHVGSLPTSTVMNHLPVGPMHEKLTAWLDQAVQGGELTGASLRLAGPLTAFPFDDDEGLFDLQAQLADVDFAFNPDWPAFSGLEGTLRFRNRGLSIEADRGELNGISLVQAEARLPDLWKPRLRIEGALNGPVARMADIVVASPLLGDGALPGEPAWSGDADLNLTFFFPFEKRPPEMDGELSFDEVAVTVDTPALRVTDLAGDIAFDDDGVRWDGLRGRYQGQDVISQARTDGEGEAARIRVDARTELALADWPGLSGVAERVKGDARWRLRWEQPGFPALRAEREPETRLLVRSDLVGIETALPFGLGKSLDEAVAGRFEWRRSGDAEHRFAVSYGERLRARGAHDPNGEQRWGLAVGPSEPVLPEASGTAITGALPVITLADLRALATDSAGSGDSLTLGLPPVRQLALEVEGLEISRWRVEPFTVTGAPRGAGWSLALEGGGQGVVEWRTDAEKGLDVDLETLTLALRASDPGAQRPLVTPMPREPADRDRQPMPFEVDVDALSAGGESLGALAFSRGVTDAGGDRAELTLEGAVVDLDAVVARNDANVGEARLEFSVLADDAGRFFTGLGLPAVMRNGQGDIRGELTWLGPLLSPVLPTLAGDLAVDLRNGSLPAVEPGAGRALGLFSLSVLPRRLGLDFSDVVGEGLRFDRLQGSWQARAGRLQTDDLSVVGPSLNLSLAGTTDVVKQRYDQTVTVRPQVTSALSFLGGLAGGPAAAVALFLTRGMIEPEVDQLTEIQYRIAGPWDDPQLELLSPRGLSNRGQDND comes from the coding sequence ATGGGCGTTCTGCAATCCCTGCATCGCTGGATCTGGCCGCAGCGTGGCGAGCGGCTGAAGGCGGCCGTCGTCTACGGCCTGGTTGGGGTGCTGGTCACGGCGGCGTTATTGCTGACCGGCATTCGCGTGCTGTTCGCGGCTGCGCCGGCGATGACCGGTGTGGTCGAGCGAGTGGTGGGTGAGCAGCTTGGCGTGGAATTGCGTATTGGCGGACTGGATGCCCGCTTGCAAGGGCTGCGCCCGGGTCTTGTGCTTCGCGATGTGGAGGTGCTCGGCACGGCGGATGAGGCGGAGGATCCCCTGGCGCTCGATGAACTGACCCTGGCGATTGCGCCGTGGGATGCCCTGCGCGACCGAGCGCTGCGCCTGCATGGCCTGGAGGCAGCTGGACTGGATATGACCCTGCGCCGTGAGGCAGCGGCGCAGTGGCAAGTCTCGGGGTTGCTGCCCCTGCCTGTTGCCGCGCCGGTGGACCGACTGCTGGATCAGCTCCAGGCATTGCCCGTGGATCGGCTGCTCATTCGCGATAGCCGGCTGGTACTGAGAGACGTGGCGCGCGAGTCTGAACTCGAGTTGGAGCCGGTGGCGCTGCGATGGCATCAGATGGATGAGGGGGATTGGCGCTTTGCCCTCGATGCGCGAGCGGGTGATCAGCGCCTGCGGGGCCGGCTAGAGCTGGCCGTTGGTGAGTCGCCGTCGGCGCGTGCGGTCATCGATTTCTCTGACATTGAGGCGGCCCAATGGCTGACATTGGCCGGCCTTGAGGTGGCCGCGCTGCGTCCGGCACCGGATGCGCGCCTGGCGGGCCGCATTTGGCTGGCGCTCGATAACGAAGGCCCGACGCAAGCCGTTGCCGAGGTCAATGGCCGACGCCTGGGGTTGCTGGACGGCGGGCTTGAAACCCTTGAGGCCACCGGGCACTGGGCCCGGACGCCGGCGGGCTGGGAGGCCGCACTTCGGCCTCAGCGCCTGCTTGATCAGCATGGACAGGCCCAGGACGTCGGCGTCGTCGGTGTGGGGCGGGCTCACGCGGCGGGTGCCCCGCTTCGGTTAACAGCCCGCAATGTCTCGCTTGCGCCGCTGATGAGCGGATGGGCTGCGCGCTCAGGTGTGCCCGCCATGGCGTCAGGATCGATTCCCCGCCTGGATCTGGTCTGGCACAACCGTGCGCAATGGCAGGCCCAGGCTATGCTGGCCGATGCAGGGGTCAGGGTGACCGATGCGCGGCTACGCAATCCCGTGGCGATCGAGTCGCTGACCGGCATGCTCAACGCCTGGCAAGACGGCCCGGCGGGTTGGCGGTTACACGCGGATGACTGGCGCGGCGAGTGGGCAGGCGCCGCGCTTCAGATAAGCGGCACGGCACAACAGGATTCGGATGACGGCACGGTGGTCGATATCGAAGGCCACGTTGGATCGTTGCCGACGTCGACGGTCATGAATCATCTGCCAGTGGGCCCGATGCATGAAAAGCTGACGGCCTGGCTTGACCAGGCGGTGCAGGGGGGCGAGCTGACCGGCGCGTCATTGCGGCTTGCGGGCCCGCTCACGGCGTTCCCCTTTGACGATGACGAGGGCCTGTTCGATCTCCAGGCGCAGCTGGCGGACGTGGATTTTGCGTTCAACCCGGATTGGCCGGCGTTCAGTGGGCTGGAGGGGACACTGCGTTTTCGCAATCGGGGGCTGTCCATCGAGGCCGATCGCGGCGAGCTGAACGGGATAAGCCTGGTGCAAGCCGAGGCCCGTCTGCCGGATCTCTGGAAGCCGCGCCTGCGCATCGAGGGTGCGCTCAATGGGCCTGTTGCGCGGATGGCGGATATCGTGGTGGCAAGCCCGCTGCTGGGTGACGGCGCCTTACCGGGTGAGCCTGCCTGGTCGGGTGACGCTGATTTGAATCTGACGTTTTTCTTCCCGTTCGAAAAGCGCCCACCCGAGATGGACGGTGAGCTGAGCTTTGATGAAGTGGCGGTTACGGTCGATACGCCAGCCCTTCGCGTCACGGATTTGGCGGGTGACATTGCCTTTGATGACGATGGCGTGCGCTGGGATGGGCTGCGGGGGCGCTACCAGGGTCAGGATGTCATCTCTCAGGCCCGGACGGACGGCGAAGGGGAGGCGGCCCGCATTCGGGTGGATGCCAGGACCGAGTTGGCGCTGGCGGACTGGCCGGGCCTGAGTGGCGTGGCAGAGCGCGTCAAGGGGGATGCGCGCTGGCGACTGCGGTGGGAGCAGCCAGGGTTTCCGGCGCTCCGCGCCGAGCGCGAGCCTGAGACCCGACTGCTTGTGCGCTCGGATCTAGTGGGTATCGAGACGGCTTTGCCCTTTGGGCTCGGCAAGTCGCTGGATGAGGCGGTTGCAGGGCGCTTTGAATGGCGCCGCAGCGGTGATGCCGAACATCGCTTTGCGGTGAGTTACGGAGAGCGCCTGCGTGCGCGGGGCGCGCATGACCCGAATGGCGAGCAGCGCTGGGGCCTGGCGGTTGGCCCGAGTGAACCCGTCTTACCCGAGGCCTCGGGGACGGCCATCACTGGCGCCTTGCCCGTGATCACCCTGGCGGATCTCCGTGCCCTTGCCACGGACAGCGCGGGGTCAGGGGATAGCCTGACGTTGGGCTTGCCACCGGTACGCCAGTTGGCGCTTGAGGTGGAGGGGCTTGAGATCAGCCGCTGGCGGGTCGAGCCGTTTACCGTGACCGGTGCACCCCGCGGTGCCGGGTGGTCGCTGGCGCTCGAGGGTGGGGGTCAGGGCGTTGTCGAGTGGCGGACAGACGCTGAGAAAGGCCTGGATGTGGACCTTGAGACGCTCACGCTGGCGCTGCGTGCGTCTGACCCCGGGGCGCAACGACCGCTGGTGACTCCCATGCCCCGGGAGCCTGCCGACCGGGATCGCCAGCCGATGCCGTTTGAGGTGGATGTGGACGCCTTGAGCGCAGGTGGGGAGTCGCTGGGGGCGCTCGCGTTCTCTCGGGGTGTCACGGATGCGGGGGGCGATCGGGCTGAGCTTACCCTCGAGGGCGCGGTCGTTGATCTGGACGCGGTGGTTGCGCGAAACGATGCCAATGTCGGTGAGGCCCGTCTTGAATTTAGTGTACTGGCCGATGATGCCGGTCGGTTTTTTACCGGGCTGGGCCTGCCGGCGGTCATGCGCAACGGACAGGGGGATATCCGCGGGGAGTTGACCTGGCTGGGGCCGCTCCTCTCGCCGGTTCTGCCGACGCTGGCTGGCGACCTGGCGGTGGATCTGCGCAACGGATCCTTGCCTGCCGTTGAGCCCGGCGCGGGACGCGCGTTGGGGCTTTTCAGTTTATCGGTGCTCCCGCGGCGGCTCGGGCTCGATTTCTCGGACGTGGTGGGTGAGGGCTTGCGATTTGATCGTTTGCAGGGCAGCTGGCAAGCGCGGGCGGGCCGCCTGCAAACGGATGATCTGAGTGTGGTCGGGCCCTCCCTGAATCTGTCGCTGGCAGGCACCACGGATGTGGTTAAGCAGCGCTATGATCAGACCGTGACGGTTCGTCCGCAGGTCACCTCGGCCCTGAGTTTCCTTGGCGGACTGGCCGGTGGTCCCGCGGCCGCCGTTGCGCTGTTTCTTACGCGTGGGATGATCGAACCCGAGGTGGATCAGTTAACCGAGATTCAGTATCGCATCGCCGGGCCCTGGGATGACCCGCAGCTTGAGCTGCTGAGTCCGCGGGGCCTCAGCAATCGAGGGCAGGATAATGACTGA
- a CDS encoding symmetrical bis(5'-nucleosyl)-tetraphosphatase produces the protein MAEYAIGDVHACLPELQALLTAIRFDPTNDRVWFTGDLVGRGPQPAETLRFIRGLGERAEAVLGNHDIHCLAVAEGTGRQRKDDNLAPLLKAEDRATLIDWLRQRPLLCDISAGAHTLVHAGIPPQWDLDDARRLAREAEALLRGPDCPQLLAHLYGNDPDRWQEDLTGWDRARFIINAFTRMRYCGADGRLRFQHNGPPEAAPADHYPWYEAPGQHLADSGRTVIAGHWSRLGQRSGPGYVTLDTGCLWGGALTALRLDGPKPVFTQVACPGNLRPA, from the coding sequence ATGGCCGAGTACGCCATTGGTGATGTCCACGCCTGCCTGCCCGAACTGCAGGCCCTGCTCACTGCCATTCGCTTTGACCCCACCAACGACCGAGTCTGGTTCACCGGCGATCTGGTGGGCCGCGGTCCCCAGCCGGCCGAGACTTTGCGATTCATTCGCGGCCTGGGTGAACGCGCCGAGGCGGTGCTGGGCAACCATGACATCCACTGCCTCGCGGTCGCCGAAGGAACGGGCCGGCAGCGCAAGGATGACAACTTAGCGCCCCTGCTGAAGGCAGAAGACCGGGCCACACTGATCGACTGGCTCCGGCAGCGGCCGCTGCTCTGTGACATCAGCGCCGGTGCGCATACGCTCGTGCATGCCGGGATACCGCCACAGTGGGACCTGGATGATGCGCGCCGCCTCGCCCGGGAGGCCGAGGCCCTCCTGCGGGGGCCGGACTGCCCGCAACTCCTCGCCCATCTCTACGGCAACGATCCGGATCGCTGGCAGGAGGACCTCACCGGCTGGGACCGGGCCCGATTCATTATCAACGCCTTCACCCGGATGCGCTATTGCGGCGCAGACGGGCGCTTGCGGTTTCAACATAACGGCCCGCCAGAGGCGGCGCCCGCCGACCATTACCCGTGGTACGAAGCGCCTGGCCAACACCTCGCCGATAGCGGCCGGACGGTGATTGCTGGCCATTGGTCCAGACTGGGCCAGCGCAGCGGTCCGGGTTACGTCACCCTTGATACCGGTTGCCTCTGGGGCGGGGCGCTGACCGCCCTGCGGCTGGATGGCCCCAAGCCAGTCTTCACCCAGGTGGCGTGTCCCGGGAATCTCCGCCCGGCGTGA